One genomic segment of Rhizorhabdus phycosphaerae includes these proteins:
- a CDS encoding lipopolysaccharide biosynthesis protein, producing the protein MHGIIKPHSADALVERPHWSEKLRAWSRRNKWFLAIVVVPTLLAALYYYVLAADQYQSEAHFIVRTADAAPTPSSGFSQFLGLGGGMSASRSEAMSVNDYLDSQQVVNRIDDKLNLVERFRRPEADVATRLWFSQPTPEMLLRYYRRQVNVKFNQETGITSLQVRAFRPTDSYAIINELLAMGEGRVNEINRRSQTDQLSSARRQLAEAEQALLEIQSKMTSFRQARGDIDPEGSGKAQLGLVTTLEGQLTNARAQLNAMKGIIAPSSPQYVATLARVRALEAQVAGQSGKLTSGGGAIAARLGNYQDLQIRQQFAAKRYEVAAANLEKARDAAMKQQLYIVRVVDPNMPVKSEYPKRGEIVLTIFLSLLVAYGIGWLLAAGVREHSL; encoded by the coding sequence ATGCACGGAATTATCAAGCCGCACTCCGCCGACGCGCTCGTCGAGCGTCCGCACTGGTCGGAGAAACTCCGTGCGTGGTCGCGACGGAACAAGTGGTTCCTGGCGATCGTCGTCGTCCCGACGCTGCTGGCCGCACTCTATTATTACGTCCTCGCGGCCGACCAATATCAGTCGGAGGCGCATTTCATCGTCCGTACGGCCGATGCCGCGCCGACTCCGAGTAGTGGCTTCAGCCAGTTTCTGGGTCTCGGCGGCGGCATGTCGGCGTCGCGTAGCGAGGCGATGAGCGTCAACGACTATCTGGACTCGCAGCAGGTCGTGAACCGCATCGACGACAAGCTGAACCTGGTCGAGCGTTTCCGGCGGCCAGAAGCGGACGTGGCGACGCGGCTGTGGTTCTCGCAGCCCACGCCCGAAATGCTGCTGCGCTATTACCGTCGGCAGGTGAATGTGAAGTTCAACCAGGAGACGGGTATCACCTCGCTGCAGGTTCGCGCCTTTCGCCCGACCGACAGCTACGCGATCATCAACGAACTGCTCGCCATGGGCGAGGGTCGGGTGAACGAAATCAACCGGCGCAGCCAGACCGACCAGCTTTCCAGTGCGCGCCGACAGCTGGCGGAAGCCGAGCAGGCACTGCTCGAGATCCAGTCGAAGATGACGAGCTTCCGTCAGGCGCGCGGCGACATCGACCCGGAAGGCTCGGGGAAGGCGCAGCTCGGCCTCGTCACGACGCTGGAGGGGCAACTTACCAACGCCCGAGCCCAGCTGAACGCCATGAAGGGCATCATCGCACCGTCCAGCCCTCAATATGTGGCGACGCTCGCACGGGTCCGCGCGCTGGAAGCCCAGGTCGCCGGACAGTCGGGCAAGCTGACCAGCGGCGGTGGCGCGATCGCCGCGCGCCTCGGCAACTACCAGGACCTCCAGATCCGCCAGCAATTCGCCGCCAAGCGCTATGAGGTCGCAGCGGCCAATCTCGAAAAAGCGCGCGACGCCGCGATGAAGCAGCAGCTCTACATCGTCCGCGTCGTCGACCCGAACATGCCGGTAAAGTCGGAATATCCCAAGCGCGGCGAGATTGTGCTGACCATCTTCCTGTCGCTGTTGGTCGCCTATGGCATCGGCTGGCTTCTGGCCGCCGGCGTACGCGAGCATTCACTGTAA
- a CDS encoding methyltransferase domain-containing protein, whose product MVEERTASADDGQAVVLPPRFDETEYRARNPDLAIGPAEAEAHYLAEGRARGLVASPLALRENLIAMVADGRSVLEIGPFCNPLLKGPSVAYLDVLDADQLRARAREIGLDPEGCPAHIDYVGGLEQVKRRFDAVISSHAIEHQPDLIHHMQQIERILEPDGLFCLIIPDKRYCLDHFLPESTIAQVLQAHRDRRRTHNLASIVEHVALTTHNDSHRHWAGDHGDPLPRDRAARLAKAMRDHDFALGRYVDVHAWYFTPDRFAEIVGALGALGLVGLEVAGVYDTAHGRNEFCAVLRLSPEARRLAPSADRPLEIMLIQFIGQGEEDSAAQAATAGTIQAFARRHGYRYELGLGTQSVFDLLSDAVARQHGDWAVLFGPDSFIGSADFDLTSYLDGQNRPLVILSQAGMPALGRGAGAPWLLNLAHRSARAFLGALGQRDSDDVDIAAIAQAVGGADAVRIEQEAILGGRHAAFVRCAAGDAVRLEDLALAVRTALVAGGDAAAAPAPTPSAGRWAARFFHPAGRLAPLVEAPAATPDRVGAQALRDAWVRMGGPAEIDRLPARMLPLADLLARGDDEGLASALAAFGRSSAAQGWLGGDRQHDRARDPGFAEQLARWTHDKLVSLAEAVGCLRVENPETGPWGVTAQRDPAELFAAIETALGADLSPPPNIGAYLGIAVGGGRVVHMRMLDAVYAAWRVRQLQEQLADASGTEAFAVGEIGGGIGLNAFYAGRLGQPPYRQFGSATAAVIQSYVTGTALRDVAPGDLRQSRLDLLLNCDSLPDMAEEDALAWLAAAQGARVTHVLSINQEVAAPGLHAVAELIEKAGGYALISRHRHWMRAGHVEELYRRI is encoded by the coding sequence ATGGTCGAGGAAAGAACAGCGAGCGCCGATGACGGTCAGGCGGTGGTCTTGCCGCCCCGTTTCGACGAGACCGAGTATCGGGCACGCAATCCGGACCTGGCGATCGGGCCGGCGGAAGCCGAAGCCCATTATCTGGCCGAAGGGCGCGCGCGGGGGCTTGTCGCCTCTCCACTCGCCTTGCGCGAAAATCTGATTGCGATGGTCGCCGACGGGCGGTCGGTCCTCGAGATCGGGCCCTTCTGTAATCCGCTGCTCAAGGGGCCGTCGGTTGCCTATCTGGACGTGCTTGACGCGGACCAGTTGCGCGCGCGGGCGCGGGAGATCGGGCTCGATCCGGAGGGATGCCCAGCGCACATCGATTATGTCGGTGGCCTGGAACAGGTGAAGCGGCGCTTTGACGCTGTCATCAGCAGCCATGCGATCGAGCATCAACCCGACCTGATCCACCACATGCAGCAGATCGAGCGCATCCTTGAGCCGGATGGCCTGTTCTGCCTGATCATTCCCGACAAACGCTATTGTCTCGACCATTTCCTGCCCGAAAGCACGATCGCCCAGGTGCTGCAGGCGCATCGCGACCGCCGGCGGACGCACAATCTGGCAAGCATCGTCGAACATGTCGCGCTGACCACGCATAATGACAGCCATCGGCACTGGGCAGGGGATCATGGCGATCCGCTGCCGCGCGACCGGGCGGCGCGGCTGGCCAAGGCAATGCGCGATCATGATTTCGCGCTGGGCCGCTATGTCGATGTGCATGCCTGGTATTTCACGCCCGACCGCTTCGCCGAGATCGTCGGTGCGCTGGGGGCGCTGGGACTGGTCGGGCTGGAGGTCGCAGGCGTCTACGATACGGCACATGGGCGCAACGAATTCTGTGCCGTGCTGCGACTGTCCCCCGAGGCGCGGCGTCTGGCACCGAGCGCCGATCGGCCGCTCGAAATCATGCTGATCCAGTTTATCGGGCAAGGCGAGGAGGATAGCGCCGCGCAGGCGGCGACGGCCGGCACGATACAGGCCTTTGCGCGGCGGCATGGCTATCGGTACGAACTGGGCCTTGGCACGCAATCGGTCTTCGATCTTCTGTCGGACGCAGTCGCCCGCCAGCACGGCGACTGGGCGGTTTTGTTCGGGCCCGACAGCTTCATCGGCAGCGCAGATTTCGATCTGACTTCCTATCTCGATGGGCAGAACCGGCCGCTCGTCATCCTGTCACAGGCCGGGATGCCAGCGCTGGGTCGCGGGGCCGGGGCGCCCTGGCTGCTCAACCTGGCCCATCGCAGCGCGCGCGCCTTTCTCGGCGCGCTTGGCCAGCGGGATAGCGACGACGTGGATATTGCAGCGATCGCGCAGGCGGTCGGCGGCGCCGATGCTGTGCGAATCGAGCAGGAGGCCATTCTCGGCGGCCGGCACGCCGCTTTCGTCCGCTGCGCGGCAGGCGATGCTGTTCGACTCGAGGACCTGGCCCTGGCGGTTCGCACGGCGCTTGTGGCGGGTGGAGACGCCGCAGCGGCGCCAGCGCCAACACCGTCTGCGGGACGCTGGGCCGCTCGCTTTTTCCATCCGGCGGGCCGTCTTGCGCCGCTGGTCGAAGCGCCCGCGGCCACACCGGATAGGGTCGGTGCGCAAGCGCTTCGCGATGCGTGGGTCCGGATGGGCGGACCGGCGGAGATCGATCGCCTGCCCGCGCGGATGCTGCCGCTGGCCGACCTGCTGGCACGGGGCGATGACGAGGGGCTCGCCTCGGCGCTTGCGGCGTTCGGCCGATCCTCGGCCGCGCAAGGGTGGTTGGGTGGAGATCGCCAGCACGACCGCGCCCGCGATCCCGGTTTCGCCGAGCAACTGGCGCGCTGGACCCATGACAAGCTCGTCTCGCTCGCCGAAGCGGTGGGATGTCTGAGGGTCGAGAATCCCGAGACGGGGCCCTGGGGCGTTACGGCGCAACGCGATCCCGCCGAACTTTTCGCCGCCATCGAAACCGCCTTGGGTGCCGACCTGTCACCCCCGCCGAACATCGGCGCCTATCTCGGTATCGCCGTCGGCGGGGGCAGGGTGGTCCATATGCGGATGCTGGACGCGGTCTATGCCGCATGGCGTGTGCGACAGCTTCAGGAGCAACTGGCGGATGCCAGCGGGACTGAGGCTTTCGCTGTCGGAGAGATCGGGGGCGGGATCGGCCTCAACGCCTTCTACGCCGGTCGGCTGGGGCAGCCACCCTATCGCCAGTTCGGCAGCGCCACTGCTGCGGTTATTCAGTCCTATGTCACGGGGACGGCGCTGCGGGATGTTGCCCCCGGCGACCTGCGGCAGTCACGGCTGGACCTGCTTCTGAACTGCGACTCCCTTCCCGACATGGCAGAGGAGGATGCTCTGGCGTGGCTGGCGGCGGCGCAGGGTGCGCGGGTGACACATGTTCTGAGCATCAATCAGGAGGTGGCCGCACCGGGCCTGCACGCCGTGGCGGAGCTGATCGAAAAGGCGGGCGGCTATGCCCTGATCAGCCGGCACCGCCACTGGATGCGGGCGGGCCATGTGGAAGAGCTGTATCGGCGGATCTGA
- a CDS encoding class I SAM-dependent methyltransferase — translation MAVTREQVIDAYRLILGRDPESEAVVEGFLNVRDWQQLRDIFFGSQEFALKNGADGHHALPVGRYLDVREIDVDLRCSGKQLQQMFDRIGAEWKKFGETEPHWSVLVSDDFRQENLAENIERFYASGKPDIDIHLNFLRRSGLSTHFRRAMDFGCGVGRLSLALAAHADAVVGVDISPPHLALARERAGTVAAGNVTFEAIGSVDDLAGLGLFDLVISRIVLQHNPPPVMAAIYRRLLDALTPGGVAIVQMPTYIVGQRFAAESYLSSEQPAMEMNALSQDRIFEIIDAAGCVPVEIREDGAAGGNAISHTIAVQKRR, via the coding sequence ATGGCAGTCACGCGCGAGCAGGTGATCGACGCCTACCGGCTTATCCTGGGGCGGGATCCCGAGAGCGAGGCCGTCGTGGAGGGCTTCCTCAATGTACGGGACTGGCAACAGCTGCGGGATATCTTCTTCGGCAGCCAGGAGTTCGCCTTGAAGAATGGCGCCGATGGGCATCACGCCCTTCCGGTCGGCCGCTATCTGGACGTGCGTGAAATCGACGTCGACCTGCGCTGCTCCGGGAAGCAGCTTCAGCAGATGTTCGACCGCATCGGTGCCGAGTGGAAGAAATTCGGGGAGACCGAGCCGCATTGGTCGGTCCTCGTCAGCGATGACTTCAGGCAAGAGAATCTCGCCGAGAATATCGAGCGCTTCTATGCCAGCGGAAAGCCGGACATCGATATCCATCTGAACTTCCTGCGACGCAGCGGCCTCTCGACGCACTTCCGCCGGGCGATGGACTTTGGCTGCGGCGTCGGCCGGTTGTCGTTGGCGCTCGCGGCGCATGCGGACGCGGTTGTCGGCGTCGACATATCGCCGCCCCACCTGGCGCTTGCCCGCGAAAGGGCCGGCACCGTCGCAGCGGGGAATGTGACGTTCGAGGCGATCGGATCGGTCGATGATCTCGCTGGCCTGGGTCTGTTCGATCTGGTCATCAGCCGGATCGTCCTCCAGCATAACCCGCCGCCCGTGATGGCCGCGATCTATCGCCGCCTGCTCGACGCACTGACGCCAGGGGGCGTGGCGATCGTGCAGATGCCGACCTACATCGTAGGGCAGCGTTTCGCGGCGGAGAGCTATCTATCGAGCGAGCAGCCGGCGATGGAGATGAACGCGCTATCCCAGGACCGGATATTCGAAATCATCGACGCTGCAGGATGCGTGCCGGTCGAGATACGTGAAGATGGGGCGGCAGGCGGCAACGCAATCAGCCATACGATCGCGGTTCAGAAAAGACGGTGA